In the Mya arenaria isolate MELC-2E11 chromosome 11, ASM2691426v1 genome, one interval contains:
- the LOC128209046 gene encoding uncharacterized protein LOC128209046, whose protein sequence is MDACKILDICGLVDLAPCPPPNTNNAYELLHNATRDLTMRSNVTKAIATRCGISEVVMYTAATTPSDVDGNGTSTTIATFTTIEAQSDLLDLKILIGVMMFVAVVLLITTAAVVVCRARGTYRYDVSSVTVQQEHAEIFMTKLMRKLEQANGTKGNVIKQTEDGKGDSQIEYNHTDIRLSRSSCSYTYASVHKASNNSEL, encoded by the exons ATGGACGCTTGTAAGATACTCGACATCTGCGGACTTGTGGACCTTGCTCCGTGTCCTCCCCCAAACACCAACAATGCTTACGAGTTACTCCACAACGCCACACGTGATCTAACCATGCGATCTAATGTCACGAAGGCAATTGCAACGCGGTGCGGAATTTCGGAAGTTGTCATGTACACTGCAGCAACAACACCGTCCGATGTTGATGGAAATGGTACATCCACTACCATTGCAACTTTTACGACTATTGAAGCGCAATCGGATTTGTTGGATTTGAAAATCCTTATCGGTGTGATGATGTTTGTAGCCGTGGTTCTGTTGATAACAACAGCTGCAGTTGTCGTGTGCCGTGCAAGAGGAACTTACAG ATATGATGTTTCCAGTGTTACGGTGCAG CAAGAGCACGCTGAGATATTCATGACAAAACTAATGAGGAAATTAGAACAAGCGAACGGGACGAAAGgcaatgttataaaacaaactgaAGACGGGAAGGGTGATTCTCAAATTGAATACAATCATACTGACATCAGGCTCTCAAGAAGCAGCTGTTCTTACACGTATGCAAGTGTACATAAAGCGTCTAACAATTCAgagttgtaa